In the Mytilus trossulus isolate FHL-02 chromosome 1, PNRI_Mtr1.1.1.hap1, whole genome shotgun sequence genome, one interval contains:
- the LOC134723190 gene encoding cAMP-dependent protein kinase type II regulatory subunit-like isoform X3 produces the protein MNFEIPTGLTDLLQDFTVAVLKERPPNLKQFAADYFAKLNEQNNEEEDDDKPRGVRFAGSPNPEPMQTEDDEDSDEPMEPPTRGFTRRQSVSAERYDPADDEDLDEKVVYPKTDEQRQRLNEAVKHILLFRSLEPEQMQEVLDAMFEKKVLPDEHVIDQGDDGDNFYVIDSGKYDIFVNGNLVGNYDTNGSFGELALMYNMPRAATIVATTEGTLWAMDRQTFRRIVLKTAFNKRKMYEQLIEGVPVLKALEIYERQNVADALFSKTFEEDSCIIKQGDDADCMYFIEDGECRVTVTNKADPSGEEVEVKRYNKGGYFGELALVTHKPRAASVYAVGRVKVAVLDVQAFERLLGPCMEIMKRNIDEYEEQLVQLDAQHL, from the exons atgaattttgaaataccaACAGGACTTACGGATCTTTTACAAGACTTTACTGTTGCTGTTTTAAAAGAACGACCACCTAATTTAAAACAGTTTGCTGCTGATTATTTTGCAAAACTAAATGAACAGAACAATGAAGAAGAAGATGATGACAAACCAAGGGGTGTCAGATTTGCTGGTTCGCCAAACCCAGAACCAATGCAGACTGAAGATGATGAGGATTCTGATGAACCAATGG aaCCACCAACCAGAGGGTTTACAAGAAGACAATCTG tATCTGCTGAACGATATGATCCTGCTGATGATGAAGACTTAGACGAAAAA GTTGTATATCCAAAAACAGACGAACAGAGACAAAGATTGAACGAAGCTgtcaaacacattttattatttagatCATTAGAACCA gaACAGATGCAAGAGGTGTTAGATGCCATGTTTGAAAAGAAg GTACTACCAGATGAACATGTTATTGACCAAGGTGATGATGGAGATAACTTTTATGTAATAGACAG tGGGAAATAcgatatatttgtaaatggcAATCTGGTAGGAAATTATGACACAAACGGAAGCTTTGGTGAATTAGCATTAATGTACAATATGCCAAGAGCAGCCACAATAGTTGCCACAACAGAAGGAACATTATGGGCAATG GATAGGCAGACATTTAGGAGAATAGTTTTGAAAACTGCATTCAACAAAAGAAAGATGTACGAGCAACTTATTGAAGGTGTACCAGTATTAAAAGCATTAGAG ATTTATGAAAGACAGAATGTTGCAGATGccttattttctaaaacatttgaaGAAGATTCTTGTATTATAAAACAG GGTGATGATGCTGATTGTATGTACTTTATAGAAGATGGAGAGTGTCGAGTTACAGTTACTAATAAG GCTGATCCTAGTGGAGAAGAAGTTGAAGTTAAGAGATATAACAAAGGAGGCTATTTTGGAG AACTTGCCTTAGTAACACATAAACCAAGAGCTGCTAGTGTATATGCTGTAGGTAGAGTAAAGGTAGCTG